Proteins found in one Deltaproteobacteria bacterium genomic segment:
- a CDS encoding SRPBCC domain-containing protein: MSEGKATTTKKLFSRETSVSISIKAPSKVIWSLLTDASQYPKWNSTVVSIEGNISHGETIKLKSKLDPKRIFKLKVKEFEPAKRLAWGDAMGLRVYSLFESGGETKFNMTEKIGGPIFPLFAKMIPPFDQSFEDFARDLKKAAEKN; encoded by the coding sequence ATGAGCGAAGGCAAAGCAACGACAACTAAGAAGCTATTCAGCCGAGAAACTTCGGTGAGTATCTCGATCAAAGCACCATCAAAAGTGATCTGGTCACTACTTACAGATGCCTCTCAGTATCCGAAATGGAATTCAACCGTTGTTTCGATTGAAGGTAACATTTCGCATGGAGAAACGATTAAGTTGAAGTCGAAACTTGATCCTAAGCGAATCTTTAAGCTTAAAGTAAAAGAGTTTGAACCAGCAAAAAGGTTGGCTTGGGGAGATGCAATGGGCTTAAGGGTTTACTCTCTTTTTGAGTCTGGCGGAGAAACCAAATTTAACATGACTGAAAAAATTGGTGGCCCGATATTTCCGTTGTTTGCCAAAATGATTCCGCCGTTTGATCAATCCTTCGAAGACTTTGCTAGGGACTTAAAGAAAGCGGCTGAGAAGAACTAA
- a CDS encoding NAD(P)H-dependent oxidoreductase, whose protein sequence is MKKILLIDGHPQSDSFISSLCDRYFESAKAGGYEIKRLNVRDLVFDPNLKFGYKEIQQLEPDLIASQQLVLWCDHLVFAYPMWWGAMPALTKGYFDRSWLPGFAFKFQNSSPFWDKLLKGRSARILVTCDAPTIFNLFAYFNSPYTVTKKMIFAFCGFKPIRSTHIGGVKGMSEVKRKMWLNKMSELGSAGG, encoded by the coding sequence GTGAAAAAGATATTATTAATCGATGGTCATCCGCAAAGTGATAGTTTTATATCGTCTCTTTGCGATCGATACTTTGAAAGCGCCAAAGCTGGTGGATACGAGATAAAGAGACTAAATGTTCGAGACCTAGTTTTTGATCCCAATCTAAAATTTGGCTATAAAGAAATACAACAGCTTGAACCCGACCTGATAGCATCCCAACAACTAGTATTGTGGTGTGATCATCTTGTTTTTGCATACCCTATGTGGTGGGGAGCTATGCCGGCATTGACGAAAGGTTATTTTGACCGAAGTTGGTTGCCTGGTTTTGCATTTAAGTTTCAAAACTCGAGTCCTTTTTGGGACAAATTATTAAAAGGGCGCTCGGCCCGTATCTTGGTAACTTGTGATGCGCCGACTATTTTCAATTTGTTCGCCTATTTCAATTCACCGTACACTGTTACTAAGAAAATGATTTTTGCTTTCTGCGGATTCAAACCCATTCGATCTACGCACATCGGTGGAGTCAAAGGTATGTCCGAAGTAAAACGAAAAATGTGGTTAAATAAAATGTCTGAACTTGGTTCAGCGGGAGGCTAG
- a CDS encoding DUF3224 domain-containing protein, protein MQIRGEFEVKLNPIESYAKGSNGVKLGRMSIDKTFRGELSATSKGEMLSAMTSVKGSAGYVAIEYVTGSLSDKKGSFVLQHFGTMDKGKDRLILEVVPDSGEGDLIGLTGKMEINIEAGKHYYNFNFELP, encoded by the coding sequence ATGCAAATTAGAGGCGAGTTTGAAGTTAAGTTAAATCCAATAGAATCATACGCAAAAGGCTCTAACGGAGTAAAATTAGGTCGAATGTCGATTGATAAGACTTTTCGAGGAGAATTGTCAGCGACTAGTAAAGGCGAAATGCTCAGTGCGATGACTTCAGTTAAGGGTTCTGCTGGATATGTTGCGATAGAATATGTCACAGGCTCGTTGAGTGACAAAAAAGGAAGTTTTGTACTTCAACACTTTGGAACTATGGACAAAGGCAAGGATCGGCTGATCTTAGAAGTGGTTCCTGATTCTGGCGAGGGCGATTTGATTGGTTTGACCGGAAAAATGGAAATTAACATTGAAGCTGGAAAGCACTACTACAATTTCAATTTTGAGTTGCCGTGA